The segment GACCAGGTCGGCGCGGACCCGGTGGCCCTGTTGGGTGCGGTGAGTCCGCAGCGGCTCGACGAGCTCGCGGCCGACGACGAGTTCCTCCGGCGCGTGGACGCGCGCGCGGCGGACCTGGACGACTATCTGAGCCGCCCGCGCTGGTATCAGCAGCAGGCCGGAGATGGGGTGCGGCTGCCCAACGGCATCGCCTACTTCTCCATGGAGTTCGGTGTCGCCGAGGTGCTGCCCAACTATTCCGGTGGCCTGGGCATCCTGGCCGGTGACCATCTGAAATCTGCGTCGGATCTGGGGTTGCCGCTGATCGCGGTGGGACTGTACTACCGATCGGGCTACTTCCGGCAGTCGTTGACCGCCGACGGGTGGCAGCACGAAACGTACCCGTCGCTGGATCCGCAGGGATTGCCGCTGCGGCTGCTGACCGATCGCAGCGGGCAGCCCGTGCTCATCGAGTTGGCGATGCCCGACGGTGCCCAGCTGTTCGCGCACGTGTGGATTGCCCAGGTGGGGCGAATCCCGTTGCTGCTGCTCGACTCTGATATCGGCGAGAACACCCACGAACTCCGGGGGGTGACCGACCGGCTGTACGGCGGCGATCAGGAGCACCGGATCAAGCAGGAGATCCTGGCCGGGATCGGCGGTGTCCGCGCCATCCGGGCGTACACCGAGGTCGAGGGGCTGCCGGCGCCCGAGGTGTTCCACATGAACGAGGGGCATGCCGGCTTCCTGGGCGTCGAGCGGATCCGCGAGCTGATCGACGCCGGACTCGACTTCGACACCGCGCTCACGGTGGTGCGCTCCTCCACGGTGTTCACCACCCATACCCCGGTGCCCGCCGGTATCGACCGCTTCCCGGTCGAGATGGTCACCCGGTACTTCGGGGGCAACACGCCGCTGTTGCCCGGTGTACCGCTGGATCGGGTGATCGCGTTCGGTGCCGAGGACGATCCGGCGAAGTTCAACATGGCGCACATGGGCCTGCGCCTGGCGCAGCGGGCCAACGGGGTGTCGCTGCTGCACGGGCGGGTGAGCCGGGAGATGTTCAACGAGCTGTGGCCGGGCTTCGACCCGGGCGAGGTACCTATCGGATCGATCACCAATGGTGTGCACGCGCCGACCTGGGCGGCGCCGCAGTGGGTGGAGTTGGCGCGCGACCTGATCGGCAGCGATGACCTCGGCGCGCTCAGTGAGGCGGACACCTGGCACAAACTTCAGCAGGTCGACGCCGGGCACCTGTGGCGGATCCGCTCCGAGCTACGGGCGCTGCTCATCGAGGATGTGCGGGTCCGGCTACGCCGGTCCTGGCTGGAGCGGGGTGCCTCGGAGGCCGAACTGGGTTGGATTGCAACGGCATTCGACCCGAATGTGCTTACCGTCGGGTTCGCCCGCCGGGTACCCACCTACAAGCGGCTGACCTTGATGCTGCGCGACCCGGACCGTCTGGAGAAGTTGCTGCTCGACGCCGACCGGCCGGTGCAGTTGATCGTGGCGGGCAAGTCGCATCCGGCTGACGACGGCGGTAAGGCCCTGATCCAGCAGATCGTGCGGTTCGCCGACCGCGCCGAGGTGCGGCACCGGATCGCCTTCCTGCCGGACTACGACATGTCGATGGCCAGAATGCTGTACTGGGGCTGCGATGTTTGGCTGAACAACCCGTTGCGCCCGCTGGAGGCCTGCGGCACGTCGGGGATGAAGAGTGCGCTCAACGGCGGGCTGAACCTGTCCATCCGGGACGGTTGGTGGGATGAGTGGTACGACGGCGAGAACGGGTGGGAGATCCCGACCGCCGGCGGACTCGCCGATGAGAGCCGCCGCGACGATATCGAGGCCAGCGCGCTGTATGAACTGCTCGAATCCTCGGTGACCACCAAATTCTACGATCGCGACCAGCATGGCGTGCCGTCCCGGTGGGTGGAGATGGTGCGCCACACGCTGCAGGCCCTCGGACCCAAGGTGCTCGCCTCGCGGATGGTCCGCGATTACACCGAGAAGTACTACGCGCCGGCCGCGCAGTCGCTGCGTGCCACCATCGAACCCGCCGGTGACGCCACCGGGGTGCCATTCGGCGCGGCCCGCCAGCTCGCGGCCTATCGCCAACGCGCACAACAGGAATGGCCCAAGATCCAGATCACCGATGTGGACAGCTACGGCCTGCCCGATACGCCGCTGATCGGCAGTGAACTCACCCTCACCGCGTCGGTGTACCTGGCCGGGCTGGCCCCCGACGAGGTGGTCGTGCAGGCCGTCCTCGGGCGGGTCGACGACGGCGACGTCCTGCAGAATCCGGTGTCGGTGACGATGACGCACACCGGAATGGCAGGCGGCAATCAGGTTTTCTCGACGACCACGCCGTTGCCGATCGCCGGTCCGGTGGGCTACACCGTGCGGGTGCTGCCGCACCACCGGCTGCTGGCCGGGCACAACGAACTGGCGCTGGTCACACTGGCATGAGCATCCTGTCGGTCGAGATCGCCGGCGGGCCGTACGCGCTGGCCGCCGGGCCCGACTCGACCATGTGGGTCACCCTGGTGCACAGTGGAGCGCTAGCCCGGGTGAGCGCGGACGGCACCGTCGAGACGTTCGGTGTCGCGCCGGGCAGTAAGCCCTCGATCATCACCGCCGGTCCCGACGGCGCCCTGTGGTTCACCCGCAACGGGGATGACCGGATCAGCCGGATCACCGCCGATGGCGTGCTCGATGACGTCGAACTGCCCTCCGGCAGCGGTCCTTTCGGAATCGTGGCCGGGCCGGGGCGGGCGTTGTGGTTCACCGCGACGAACTCCGGCGTGATCGGCCGGGTCGACCTCGACGGCACCGTCACCGAGGTGGCACACCCCGGTGGGATGCCGTCGATGATCACCACGGGGCCCGACGGCGCCCTCTGGTTCACCCTCAACGAGGCCAACGCCATCGGCCGGCTCGAGCCCTCCGGAGCGCTGACCGTGCGCGAGGTGCCGACGCGCAGGGGCGGGCCGGTCGGGATCGCCGCCACCCACGACGACGCCATCTGGTTCACCGAGATCCTCGCCGACAAGATCGGGCGGATCCCGACCGATGAGGCCATTCAGGAACTCGATCTGCCCGGCAAGCCGCACGCGGTGGTCGCCGACCCGTCCGGTGGCGTGTGGGTCAGCCTGTGGGGCGCAAGCCAGGTCGCCCGGATCACCGCCGACGGTGAGGTGAGCACCGTCGACCTGATTCCCGGCGGCGAACCGCACGGCTTGGCCGTCCAACGCGACGGCAACGGTGCAACGGCACTGTGGGTGGCGATGGAGGCCGGATATCTGTGGCGGCTGCCGGTCGGCTGAGCCCCGTACCGGCCGTGTCCTTGTCGTGGCCGCAGAGTTACATAGGCGATGTAAGTTCCTCGAGGTGCCTAATGAGGGGTTTGCCGTGCCACGACCCTTTGCGTTGTTCACCGCGGCGCTGACGGTGGCCCTGATCTGCGCCCCGGTGGCCGGGGGCGATTCCGGCACCGACCCGAACGAACCCGATGTCGACCCGGTGTTCGCCCCCGCCATCAATCCCGCCCTGGAACCTCCGATCACCGCGGTCGCCGCGCCCGCGGTCGCGACGCTCCCACCTGCGGCCCCGCCGCAGGCGCACGGCCTGGTGTCCTCGCCGCCGCCGGTCACCACCCAGACGCCGGACGGCTGGCGGCTGACACTGGGCGCGGCCGACGAGACCCAATTGGTCTCGGCGCCGTTGACCACCGCGTTGTCATCGCGCAGCTATGTCGTCGGCGGCACCTTCAAGGGCAACATCAGCGGACCGGAGGGCGGCGATCCCCCGGAGGGAGTGTTGGAGGTCGGCTATCAGATCGGGTGCGGCATCGATATGAGTACCTCCAACGGTGTCACCGTCACCGGCACCGTGGGAGCGTCCCCCTCGGTCGGCCTGGCCGGCGTCGATGTCGGGTCACCCGCGTTGGACGGGTTGATCCCGGTGCTGACCACGCCGGTGACCGGTGGCGTGGCCGTCGGCCTGAAACCGGGCATCATCAACATTGTCCCGGTCACCGAGAAGGAGTTCGCCGGGTCCAACCCGTGGGTACTGGTCAGCAACTTCCAGGTCAAGATCGACGGCTGTGTGGGTCAATCCTTCATCCGCTCGTATGCTTTC is part of the Mycobacterium adipatum genome and harbors:
- the glgP gene encoding alpha-glucan family phosphorylase encodes the protein MKALRRFTVRAHLPERLSVLERLSVNLRWSWDKPTQDLFAAIDGRLWDQVGADPVALLGAVSPQRLDELAADDEFLRRVDARAADLDDYLSRPRWYQQQAGDGVRLPNGIAYFSMEFGVAEVLPNYSGGLGILAGDHLKSASDLGLPLIAVGLYYRSGYFRQSLTADGWQHETYPSLDPQGLPLRLLTDRSGQPVLIELAMPDGAQLFAHVWIAQVGRIPLLLLDSDIGENTHELRGVTDRLYGGDQEHRIKQEILAGIGGVRAIRAYTEVEGLPAPEVFHMNEGHAGFLGVERIRELIDAGLDFDTALTVVRSSTVFTTHTPVPAGIDRFPVEMVTRYFGGNTPLLPGVPLDRVIAFGAEDDPAKFNMAHMGLRLAQRANGVSLLHGRVSREMFNELWPGFDPGEVPIGSITNGVHAPTWAAPQWVELARDLIGSDDLGALSEADTWHKLQQVDAGHLWRIRSELRALLIEDVRVRLRRSWLERGASEAELGWIATAFDPNVLTVGFARRVPTYKRLTLMLRDPDRLEKLLLDADRPVQLIVAGKSHPADDGGKALIQQIVRFADRAEVRHRIAFLPDYDMSMARMLYWGCDVWLNNPLRPLEACGTSGMKSALNGGLNLSIRDGWWDEWYDGENGWEIPTAGGLADESRRDDIEASALYELLESSVTTKFYDRDQHGVPSRWVEMVRHTLQALGPKVLASRMVRDYTEKYYAPAAQSLRATIEPAGDATGVPFGAARQLAAYRQRAQQEWPKIQITDVDSYGLPDTPLIGSELTLTASVYLAGLAPDEVVVQAVLGRVDDGDVLQNPVSVTMTHTGMAGGNQVFSTTTPLPIAGPVGYTVRVLPHHRLLAGHNELALVTLA
- a CDS encoding virginiamycin B lyase, which translates into the protein MSILSVEIAGGPYALAAGPDSTMWVTLVHSGALARVSADGTVETFGVAPGSKPSIITAGPDGALWFTRNGDDRISRITADGVLDDVELPSGSGPFGIVAGPGRALWFTATNSGVIGRVDLDGTVTEVAHPGGMPSMITTGPDGALWFTLNEANAIGRLEPSGALTVREVPTRRGGPVGIAATHDDAIWFTEILADKIGRIPTDEAIQELDLPGKPHAVVADPSGGVWVSLWGASQVARITADGEVSTVDLIPGGEPHGLAVQRDGNGATALWVAMEAGYLWRLPVG
- a CDS encoding MspA family porin, with amino-acid sequence MFAPAINPALEPPITAVAAPAVATLPPAAPPQAHGLVSSPPPVTTQTPDGWRLTLGAADETQLVSAPLTTALSSRSYVVGGTFKGNISGPEGGDPPEGVLEVGYQIGCGIDMSTSNGVTVTGTVGASPSVGLAGVDVGSPALDGLIPVLTTPVTGGVAVGLKPGIINIVPVTEKEFAGSNPWVLVSNFQVKIDGCVGQSFIRSYAFLTRSTDESDSVLAYYGETKVV